The uncultured Carboxylicivirga sp. genomic interval CCTCTAATGTAAATGTCAGCAGCATCGGCTCCTGGTTCACCCGAGTATTGTACCGATGATAAACCTGTGACAGCACCTGATAATGCATTGGCAACCGAACCTGTTGGCGTTTTTAACAAGTCGTCGCCTCCGATAGAAGAAACCGAACCAGTAATGGTAACTTTTTTCTGACTACCATAGGCAATGGCTACAACCTCGTTAATCTGGTTCACTTCATACTCCATCGTAATATTGATGGATGGACGACCTTTTACCTCAATTTCCTGAGTTACCATACCAATAAAAGAAACCATTAATATATCAGTGTCTTGATTTGGAATGCTTAATGTGAACATTCCATCAGCATCCGTGATTGTACCAATATTTGTTGTTCCTTTTACAAAAACGGTTACACCAGGTAGCGGTTCGTTTTGATCATCAACAATTTTACCACTTACTTGTATAGGTTGCTGAGAAGTCGGAGATAGGTTTGTCTCTGTCTTTTCCTGTTTGCTTCTGATCTTATCTGAAGTGTCATCACTTCTTGCTGATGCACTTAAATAAGTGATAAAAACTAAAACCATTAATAGTTTCAGTCTTAGAAGCATTTTCAAATTACCCCTGCTAGGGAGGCATTTTAATACTGGTTTTTGTTTCATAGACTTAATGATTTAATCAATTTAGTATGACATACTGGTTAGTATAAATTTGAGTATTTATTTATCGGAAGTAATTATTGATATACACGCACGTAATCCACTTTAAAAGAAATTGGAAAATGATTATTATCTGGTTGTCCTCCGTTGGCTCCAATTGCAAGGTTTAATAGAATGTAAAATGATTTGTTTCCTACAAAAGGATTCGTACCATCTGTGTTTAGCGTTGAGCTTAGGTCAATTTGATTAAGTACTTCGCCATCCAGAAGTAGTTCGATTTCTTTTTGAGTCCATTTCATGGCCCAAATGTGATATTTACTACTCCAATTAGGATCTTTTTGTGTAAATGTTGAAAAGGGAACCTGAGCACCATCCCAGGTGGCAACATATCTTGTTTTTGAGCCCCAGGCAGCATTGGCTAGTATATGAGGTTGATCATTAATACGGTAAAACTCCATCATATCTATTTCACCATTTTTTGGCCATTCGTTATTTGTACCTAAAAGCCATATAGCAGGCCAGGCTCCTTTGGTAGTGTCAATTTTAGCTTTCACTTCAAAATAGCCTCCAGCTTTAAATTCCTGAAGCTCTCTGGTGATAACACATGAGGAGG includes:
- a CDS encoding glycoside hydrolase family 16 protein, yielding MNKNEITYGFRHSINSITFIACILLPFLSRTDVYSQNPQVPQIIGNRHLVWHDEFNQNGSPNPLNWNYEYGFVRNRELQWYQTNNAYCKDGKLIIEGKIEQVENPNYTPTSNDWRISRQYADYTSSCVITRELQEFKAGGYFEVKAKIDTTKGAWPAIWLLGTNNEWPKNGEIDMMEFYRINDQPHILANAAWGSKTRYVATWDGAQVPFSTFTQKDPNWSSKYHIWAMKWTQKEIELLLDGEVLNQIDLSSTLNTDGTNPFVGNKSFYILLNLAIGANGGQPDNNHFPISFKVDYVRVYQ